The genome window TTtattccctgtcaaataaaattctCCTATTATgtggaaatttttataaatggataaaaaatagttgttgttgttgttgttttttcctttaaagaaacaTCCTTAAGAGTAGTAGGATTTCTGCTTATTTCCATGGTGGCATCCCCAGGATATACGCAGAAATAAAGATGGGCAAAATCATAAACGTGAATCTGTATTTAGAACCTCACAACACCTATCCCCCTCCTCACTCACGGAGATGCCTCTCACAGAAAGTCATAAAAACTCCCACTATCTTAATTATTATGCcagattttatataaattgttaaATCACACTTAAGGTgtatttaaggggcgcctgggtggctcagtgggttaaggcctctgccttcggctcaggtcatgatcccagaatcctggatcTGGCATCTGGCTCCaggctaggcagggagcctgcttctcttcccctctctctgcctgcctctctgcatacccctttgtctgtcagatgaataaatagaatctttttaaaaaaaaaaaggtgtatttaATGCCATAAATCATTTAGATATGATATTTCCAGTTATATTTATACCCTAAGATCATCTCtcattttgtaaaactgaaataatgaatTACTGAACAGTAACTATCTTCCAttctaaacatattttaagaaactttttagataaaaaaaaagcaaaactttaataagtagataaaatctctGGTTACAAGTATtaccaatgttttctttttgttttgaagacaGGTTGGTTTTCTGAGgtgtaatttgtttttaaactccATGCTTTTCTTAACACTTTTAAATGGGAAGGATCAAGTTGTAACTTCAAATGGAAATATGGCTCCCAACAGCTGTTTCTGCTGTGCTAAAAACATCTTCCTTCCTATATGATTTTAACAGTTTCAGGTTCTTTCTCAACTAATAACGTAAGGGGAAAAAgttcaaattattcttttttccataACTGGACATTTATGATCAAGTGGAAAACATGAAAggattttttaagagaagaacgGGAAAGGGGagtatttgtttatctatttatctaagATTGTGTGAAAGGGCTTACaaactgttttatttaattctcccaaAATGTAAGGTAGATATAATCTACACGGAGGAAGCAGCTTCAGAGAAGTTCAGTAAGTGATACAGCAGCTAAATAAAGCACACAATCTGCATTCCTTTCAAAGTGAAGTTCTTCTCACCATATACAAAGGCTGCTTGTTCCTACTGCTTACTGAGCTGCTTTCCCGAGAGCTATTGCAGGAtttcactttgtctttttttttttttttggtgattcctagattttatttaaagattatacaAAATATCCCAACACAGGACTTCTAatccttgtcctcctcctcctcctcgtcctggTTGATCTGGAAGTAGCGCAGCTCGTAGCTCTCCTTGCTGTTGGCCACCACGCACAGCCAGTCACAGAGGTTATtcttcttcaagtattttttggTCAGATATTTCAAATACCTTTTGGAAAAAGGCACCTCGGAAGTTACAGTGATCTTGCTTTTGCTCCTTTCAATGGTTACAACCCCTCCACCGAGATTTCCAGTTTTTCCATTCACTTTGATTCTCTCCTGAAGAAACTGCGCAAAATTGGCCGCATCCATGATTCCATCTTCTATAGGGTGGGTGCAATCAAGGGTAAACTTCAgaacttgcttcttttttttgcCCCCCTTCACCACGAGCTTTTTCAGGGGTGCCATGGCGCCTgccactttcttatttttaacctaTGAGTCCACTTGTATTCCTTGCTCAAAGttttgtatttctcaaattttctattgatatcattgtatttattatttaattttagttattggaCACacatctcatttttctcttttagtcaATATTAGCTTACTGTTTTTACCCTCGTCTGTTCTCATCACTAAAACAttagaatatttatgaaatgtattACTTTGTAATAAATAAGATTGCAAATTTATCAGAACAAAAAGACAATTACAATTATTTTATCAACCTACTTAATTCTAAAATAGACAAGGACACGTGATTCATGAATGTTGTGTGACATACAGAAGCCTCAACACAGAGTCAGGAAACCTGGCTTGAACCTTTGTACATCCAGTGACTAATCACCTTTGACTCAAGGCATCACTTAAAATTTTCTGCGTCTCTGTGTCAATACAGTTTTACCCATACTCTCCCAGATAAACAGAATGATGATGAGTGGTACATGTGACGGTATTACGGACTCTTACCAGATGGTAAAAGTTGAATTACCATTACTTTAGAACACTAGAAAAACGTCAGTGTAATTTGTAGACATGTTTTAACAATACTGATCATACCTGTATATATTTGATAACAATCCTTATTAATTATCTTCTACGCTTTAAGACACAGGGGAAAATACCTTATTAATTCTCGTTTCTTAGAACATCTCTTGTGTAGACCAGAGTGTATATCCATTGGCAAATGGATTAACGAAATATTTATATGAAAGCGGGTATACAGAGAAGACAGTATCATGTAGTGGTAAGAGCTtagactctgggatcaggaaAGCTGGATTCTAATTCCTGTTCATTGCCTAGCCCATGTGTCGCCATGGGCTCCCAATGGCCTCAGTTCCATTGCTAAAATTAGGGATGATAATCCTATTTAACTCACAAGATTGTTGCTGAGATAAAATGAGAATGCACCACAGGTACTCTTTGTGATGCCTGACTTATAGTCCAGCcctcaacaaatgttagctattattattatgaacAAGAAGACAAATCTTTAGAATTCATGAAATTCCTGAAGTTTTATCTTATACTAAAATCATAAAGCTTAAGTAATAGCCCAAGTGACTTATCTAGGAAAAATTACACAGAAGTTAAACTGTAAGCAGTCATTGGTTTTacaaaaatacattgtattttacATACAAAATGACTCACAgtacgattaaaaaaaaaaataaacttaagtaggggtgcctgggtggctcagtgggttaaagcctctgccttcggctcaggtcatgatctcaggtcctgctatcgagccccacatcaggctctctgctcagcagggagcctgcttcctcccttctctctctttgtctgcctctctgcctacttgtgacctgtcaaataaataaataaaatcttaaaaaaaaaaaaaaaccaacaaacttaagTAACTAAAATGCTTTAATATAATGAGTTAATAAAAACTCAATACCGGGATTCCTGAATGGCTCACTCAATTAAATGTATAACTCAGTATTGGCTAAGGTCATGAACCCAGCatcatgggattgaaccctgtatcatgctcagtgcagagtctgctcgagattctctctctctccctttgtccctccccctgctcatacttgtgtgcactctttctctaaaaataaacaaagtctttatttttttttcctaaagattttatttatttatttgacagagagagagagagagcaagagaaggaaaacaagcagggagagtggaagagagagaagcaggctgagcaggaccctgggatcatagcctgaaCCTaatgcagatgtttaactgactgagtcatctaggagccccaaaaaacaaaatcttaaaaaaaaaaaaacaaaaaccaaaacttaaTACATACACTTCTAGAAAGGTCTTTTCTTGAACAAAACTAGGCACAATAGCTTCTGCATTTCATATATCACAGTATGTGTGGAAAAAGCTTAACTATAGCTTATCAGTACCATTATAATACATACCAGTCCATCTGTTAGCAGCTTCTTTGGCTATTTTATTTGCTTGacctgaaaaacatttttttataaatagtcatattcatctatttatagattttttaaaacatgaataaaatgttaTACAAATAACAGTTTATGTTAAAAGTTCAAATAGTGCATATTGCATCCAACAATCCTGCTTAACTTCTCAGATTTTAGTTTCAATTGTATTAGTCATGAAGAGTCAATGTAAAGAATTTCCCTTAAATGTCCATTATTATTGTACTTGTTCCTCTTAAAGGTAAGTGTGAgatgtttttctgaaataattataacatcaagaggataaaataatttaaatttaatgataaGAATTTTAGAGTGTATGTATTAGATTATAATgaatctgactttaaaaaaatttatatgtctTGCTATTAAATTACCTATGTCTATGTCTCTCAAGTTAATCTACATAGCACATTAACAGTGCCATGATCAAATGAGCACAAATACTACTTATTATGatggcatttatttattgaaagataaTTTATATACTAcataattcaccatattaaagTGCATAATCTGGTGGGTTTTAGAACAGGGTTGTAAAACCATTACCACTACCTAATTCCAAAACATTCTAATCACCCAAAAGAAAATCCCATACCCATGAgtatgggatttttatttttatttttttttaaagattttatttatttatttgacagacagagatcacagtaggagagaggaagggaagagatcacagagagaggaagggaagcaggctccctgctgaggagagagcccgatgtgggactcgatcccaggaccctgagatcatgacctgagccgaaggcagcggcttaacccactgagccacccaggcgcccgagtatgggatttttaaaagcccCTGGAGACCATTAATCTACTTCCCATCTCAACGAATTTCCCTATTCTGGAGATTTCATATACATGAAACAATACAATATGTGACTAGCCTCTTTTACTTAGCATCATGTCgtagcatgtatcaatacttcaatcctttttattatcaaataatatttcattgcatggatataccatatttcgTTTATTCAtcaggtgatggacatttgggttgtttattactaatatgaataatttaataatttttatgtgaacatgttttcaattctcttgaattggatatatatatatttaggagtggaattgctggctcaAATTGTAACTCTACTATAACATTTTGGGGGAATAGataaattgtcttccaaagtggatATATCATTTTAACAATACCACCAGCAAActaagagttctgatttcaccacatcctcaccaacaattattttccattatttttattatagccattctaTGCATTGTGAAATagtttctcattttggtttttatttgcatttccctagtaactaatgatgctgagcatcttttcctatacTTACtgaccatttgtatattttctttggaaaaattaataatttgccaatatttaaattgggtttttaaatattattcagctgtaatttttaaaaatatacacattttggaTATTGGACACTTGTCAGGTAcaatatttgtacatattttctcctattctgtgggttttcttttcactttcttggtaaGGTAACTTGATACACAAAAGTTAATAGTGATGAAGTCAAATTGATCTGTTTTTTCCTTCGGTTGTTTGAGCTTTTGGTGTCCTAACCAAGAAACTGCTGCCTCATCCAAAGATACAGAGattcatcttaacaatattgtcttttaacaattattttagtttttctataaatgcagaatgtctttttaattaattaattagttaatttttttgagagagagagagcacatgaaaagggagaggtcagagtgagaagagggctctctgtggagcagggagcctgatgtgggactcgatccagggattccaggatcatgacctgagtcgaaggcagttgcttaaccaactgagccatggaGGCACCCCACAGAAGGTCTTTCTGTTTATATGTCTTTAGTTTCattcagtgttttatggttttccatGTAAGTTTTGCACttccttgactaatttttttgttcatctgtaaatacattttttcttaatttcattttcagattggtCATTGTTAATCTATAAGATACAtgtgatatttatatattgatttttatatgctTCAACCTGCTGACCTCACTTACTATTCAACATGGATGacttttagt of Mustela nigripes isolate SB6536 chromosome 1, MUSNIG.SB6536, whole genome shotgun sequence contains these proteins:
- the LOC132013893 gene encoding large ribosomal subunit protein eL22-like is translated as MAPLKKLVVKGGKKKKQVLKFTLDCTHPIEDGIMDAANFAQFLQERIKVNGKTGNLGGGVVTIERSKSKITVTSEVPFSKRYLKYLTKKYLKKNNLCDWLCVVANSKESYELRYFQINQDEEEEEDKD